TTAAGCTTCGGCTTGGGACAGACATAGGGACCCAGGCATAGGGATTGTGAGACTCGGATTGGTAGATTTTGGATTGGGATTGAGACTGGGTCATATCCTGGGCCGCCTGCACGTTTTTGTGCCGTTGCCGTTGGCGTTGCCAGACCAGTTTGATTTTAGTGTCTTGCCTTGGCACCGACCAAGGGCCAGTAATGATTTTATTACACGATTTTATATCGAATTTTATTACCTTTGTGCatgacgttgctgttgcttctgctctAGATGCTGCAAGGATTGTGtgcgttgtcgttgtccttaCGCCTTTGGCAGCTGCCATTGGAATTTACGCACTCATAAAATTGGTTCGCTTTGAATTGTGTGGGAATTTCGGAGCAAAGTTCCTTTTGCAGTGACCCCAACCTCCTTAGCCATCATAATTCAATATCATAAAACGTTTATCCAATTAATTTTGACCAGTTATATTTATGGCCAGTTCGTGTGAGGATGCGAATAGTAGTAGATCGTTTTCCTCCTATTCCAATTCGATGATGTAAGCCATACAACAgagcaaatattaatttctctATTCATTTATCTGTCATTTCACTTACGGATAAACTATCAATGTAGTTGATTAATTCGCATATCATCAGCTCATCAGATTACTTTACATTCAGCTCGTTCAGCAGTCCGATAAGTCGCATTGATCTTGAAAATGTATCCATcttctgttttatttatttttttgtgtaaggGGTACGCTTCAATGCATTTGAATGTTGCCGTTCAActtgttgctatttttatacccattaaataaatgttaaaatgcagttagcttaaatatacatacatcattTATCATCTTtatatgagttcaacatttttaaaacaatcGTAGAATTAACGCGAAAAAAGATTAAGGAAATCATGTTCCACGCTGTTGAGCAGGCGAAAAGGTCAAAGTAGCAGCACGTGTTTTGCCTGCTACTCAGTAGAGGGTATCTTCAAGTCGAGCTTACAATtgttctctctatctctctctctctctctctctctctctctctctctctctctctctctctctctctctctctctttcttgttCTGACCTACTGACTGCTCTCCGCCGCTGACCTAATCGGGTTAGATTTCCAATTTCGATTATGCTGGCACTCTTGCTAATGAGCACAccccaacacacactcacacacacactgacacataCACCCACCCATACATGCAAATCCAAACGTCATTACCGCGTGTTTCTGTTTTccgtttgttgtttggtttgttatcgttgttgctgttgttgttgctgtggttgttgttgttgcggctgctgctgttgttcgtAGTATTTGTTTCAGTGTCAAGTTCAGCACTCAATGTTGCAtgtttcgtttgctttttgcGGCGTTTCAAATGGCTGCATGCCAAATATATAATGGGTTTCCCTTGATGACTTTGCAAGCTATGTAGATGGAGATAatctacagcaacaacaacaactataacacTTATGGAAACAACTCATAGACATGAGTATTGTGTGCAGTGAATGAATTATGGCTTAGTTTtccatatttcaatttgttagTTTTCAGATTTTGTAATGACGTTCCAAGGGGAACTTTATGCATCAGGGGCAAGCGGCAACGCAGAAAAGCCTCATTAAATGTTCGTCAGATATGTGAGAAATAgtttataattgttattattactattattattatgccaTATAATAAACAAGTTGCTGTTTCTATTGcctttgaaattgtttatagAGCAGCATTTGTGAGAAATACTActcatttataaattcttttcaaaattaagtttttttattttattgttttagaAACTCATATgagaagaatatatatatatatatatttataatatacaattttaaatttgtactacatgtaaatttttatttaaataagataaaatatttaatattttaatagatatattaaatatataatataattattatgattaaataaagtttactTCTATTTTgtgccaaataaaataatatatattaatttgatattcatttaattggaAATACTTTCTTCagttatattcaatattaGAAAAATACTTGAAACTTTTCGAATTTCGATTGCAGTGCAATATCATACTTGGATTTTGGCAGCCGCAATCAGGCAAGATGACTGATTGAGAGACACATCCGCCTCTGGGTGTTCCAGTTCAACAAATTGGCTCAAACACACAACTGCTGCTGATTCTCAGAAACTCATCAGAATCTTGGCTGCAAATGTCATTAAGATGCATCCATTGCCCGACCGCCCGTCCGCCTTCCACATTGCCAGAGTTGGGCACAGCTGTGTGTGGCTGGCTGTCAATGCATTAACATGACCAAATCTGTCTCGAGAATCAAGCGATTCATATGGACGCTCACTCTCAACCTCCGCCCTTGTCGACTGACACTCTGACGTCAGCTGAACAGACCGAGCAACAAGCTCAGAGAGCGAAGCTTCTGAACCGCAACAGAAACATCGCACAAATCGCAGCTCGCATAATGTGTATGAGGCAGATAGATAGATCCAAGTAGATGCCACAGTAGAGCGCTGAACGCTGAGCTTACCTGAAGTTCATAgttaaatgatttcatttgccatttaatttactttttgtttgctaGGTATTCGGTTCAGCTTCAGTTTTCAGATTCCAATTCAGTTCTCGAACGGACGTCGAGGCGGACAAATGCGAACAGCACACGCGATCTAAGCCAAGCCCCAATACACAATACAATTATAGCCAACAATTAAGATGTTTTTGCAACGCGTTCTATGCTTAATGCTGCTCGCACTGCACTCGGCGGCAGCTGTGCCACATCAAACGTTGCAGGATGCTCGCGAGGAGCGACAGCAGCTGATACAACGCTACATCAAGACGCTCAACAAGGAGGAGGGAGCCATTCGTCTCGTTGGCGGCGATGCAGAGTACGAAGGTGGGCCACAGAGATTCAGTTAAGTCTGGGCAATCCTTAATGCAGTTTTCTTCCTTTCGAGGCAGGCAACATCGAAGtgctgcacaacaacaaatggggCGCCGTTTGCGATGATGAATGGGACGCCACGGAGGGCGAAATTGTTTGCCGTCAACTGGGTTTCCTTGGACTGCGTCGCTACACGCACAGCGGCTACTTTGGCCCCGCTCGACGGCGCTACTGGATGGACAATCTCTTCTGTGAGGGCCACGAACAGGAGCTGACCCAGTGCCACTTTGAGGGCTGGGGCATCAACGACTGCGAGCCCAGCGAGGCAGCTGGCGTCATGTGCTATGCCCCTCGCAACGCAGTGCGAGCTGCGCCCCTTGCACTGCCAGACGATCGCCCATTGCTGAAGTATCCCATTCACCCACGATCACGGCTTTATGTGCGCCTGCGTGGCGGTCGCTCGCCCAACGAGGGACGCGTCGAGGTGCGCATCGATGGTCAGCATTGGGGCAGCATCTGTGCCGATGGCTGGGGCATGCTAGAAGCGAATGTTGTCTGCCGGCAACTCGGCTTGGGCTATGCCAGCGAAGCCTTTCAAACGGACTACTTTGGTGGCGCGAATATCTCGCGTCCCACGCTCAGTGGCAGCGAGTGCTATGGCAATGAGACGGAACTGGCCGATTGCTTGCATCACGATCATCTCCAAGGCATCGTCAGCTGCCATGGCAATCGACAGCATGTGGCTGCTGTGATCTGTGATTACCTCTCACCCGATTTGGTTGTGGACTACTATGAGATCGAGCAAACGGCACATCTCGAGGATCGACCCATGGTGCTGATGCAGTGCGCCATGGAGGAGAATTGTGTGTCCAACGAAGCGTATCAAATACAACGCGATGATCCCCATTGGCGCTATCAGACAAGACGTCTTCTGAAATTTACGGCAGCAGCGATAAATGCGGGCAACACGGACTTTCGGCCTTTTAAGGCGAAGAGTCAATGGGAGTGGCATATGTGTCATATGTAAGGgggaaattttaattatgaatattttataattaagcaTATATGTTTTCAGGCACTATCACAGCATGGAAGTGTTTGCCACCTTCGACATATACGATCTACAGGGTCAGAAGGTTGCTCAGGGGCATAAAGCATCGTTCTGTCTGGAGGACAGTAGCTGCTTGCCGGGAGTGCCCAGAAAATACAATTGTGCCAACTTTGGAGATCAAGGTGAGAGCAAAGcgtaaataactaaattaacatattaaattattatgtatttggTCATactatgttttattttttttatttaaaggttagctataattaaaattaatactaacacTATTGGTAAAGCAATGGCAGCGACGGCCTTCAGCTTCataatatgttatattaaGGAAGtagtaaataacataatataaatgtaaattaattttactatAAATTCAAGTCAACAGCTCATATTAAAGAATTGAAtgcttatttattatattataaagaGCTCTAGCTTAAATtggaaatattaatttatgaaatttttccCACTTCAGGCATCTCCATCAACAGCTCATGTTAAAGTattgaatattcatttattataatataaataccacaaacttttgtaaattaattgcattgcaaagataaattaatgaaatttttccAACTTCCATTTAGGCATCTCCGTTAACTGCTCAGATGTTTATCTCTACAATCTGGACTGCCAGTGGGTGGACATCACTGAGTTGCCACGCGGCTCCTATGTTCTCAAGATTGCCATCAATCCGGAGTTCAAGGTGGCCGAGATGTCTTACGACAATAACGCTGCCATTTGTGATCTTTTCTATGCGGAAAATTATGCCCGCGTTGATAACTGTCGTCTAACGAGACCTTAAAGCAAAGTTTGAGGCAAACTTTGAACCGTCGAATCAGTGCcaaatattatgaaaacaCCAAAGCGTTAAGCGTTAAgatgtttgtatttttctatagtactacatattactcaagtttttttttgtacccAAATAAAACTGCACAATCCAAATACTTCGACTAAAACGATGAACTTGAAAGTCACTCAAGTGTAAACCTGTCAGAGACATCAACGGCATTGTTGTCGCCAGCGAAGCATTCATCAAGTGTCAATACTTGTAGTAGCTGGGGCTTCTCTGCAGATATCATTGTATCTCGCTGCTGCTTAAAGGTGGGTGTTGAACTGGAACTGAATGGGGACAGCAAAGCTATAGAGAACAAACGTCTGGATGTGAAATAATCACTGCAAATGCCGTGCACTTGAAACATTCTTTAAGACTACAGTAGAATTCTTTAAATAAGGAAGCCTGACTACTTGGGGTAAGATACATAAGAATTGCTGCTaagtaaaaacatttttgaagaAAAGCTCTAAATGCGATTTTAATTAGATGACTAGTAAAAGTTAACagacaattaataaattataattatacctacatttaaatatatcaaaatatgatttaaatataaaatagtaatatagcagaaaatcttttttttaatatgatttaataacatattttaaactaGCAAAAgtagtttattatttactgTTGCCTCCAAACTTTTTAATTCTGCTTTATATCAGTTTCTTacattaaagaaaaatttgcaacaatCAATAGTTGAGAGCTGCCTTTAAATCCTTGGTTTAGTTGCATTAAATTCAGTAACTTTGGCTCGAAAACacgaaaatgttttaaacaCCTCGCCTATTCAACAATCTTAATTTTAAGTGAgttaaaacatatatataatataataaactttgaccgtattattcatttaaaagtgtaatttat
This is a stretch of genomic DNA from Drosophila albomicans strain 15112-1751.03 chromosome 3, ASM965048v2, whole genome shotgun sequence. It encodes these proteins:
- the LOC117571209 gene encoding lysyl oxidase homolog 3B, translated to MFLQRVLCLMLLALHSAAAVPHQTLQDAREERQQLIQRYIKTLNKEEGAIRLVGGDAEYEGNIEVLHNNKWGAVCDDEWDATEGEIVCRQLGFLGLRRYTHSGYFGPARRRYWMDNLFCEGHEQELTQCHFEGWGINDCEPSEAAGVMCYAPRNAVRAAPLALPDDRPLLKYPIHPRSRLYVRLRGGRSPNEGRVEVRIDGQHWGSICADGWGMLEANVVCRQLGLGYASEAFQTDYFGGANISRPTLSGSECYGNETELADCLHHDHLQGIVSCHGNRQHVAAVICDYLSPDLVVDYYEIEQTAHLEDRPMVLMQCAMEENCVSNEAYQIQRDDPHWRYQTRRLLKFTAAAINAGNTDFRPFKAKSQWEWHMCHMHYHSMEVFATFDIYDLQGQKVAQGHKASFCLEDSSCLPGVPRKYNCANFGDQGISVNCSDVYLYNLDCQWVDITELPRGSYVLKIAINPEFKVAEMSYDNNAAICDLFYAENYARVDNCRLTRP